CAAAGACCCCAAATACTCAGCACCGGAAGCAGCTGAGAAAGATGTCGTGGACCCAGATTCATTTATATCTACACCTCTGGCAGAGCCTCTAATGAAGTTTAATAAGGAGACCAGTGGAGCAGCCTCCATAAGCTTTTTGACATAGTCCAAAATCAGCTTGACAAATGTGGGTAATTGCTCAGTGTTGAAAGGGATATCCTTGAGAGAGATATCACTAAGGAACTTAACTTCTCCTTGTAGTAAAGGTGACACAAATTTCTTGTAGCAGAAACCGCATCCCCCTTCAAAAAACAGGTTCAAATCTGTTTTAGCATCAAAAGCATCTATGGATCTGTATTGCAACATTGGTGAGAGAAGCCAAACCGAAATCCCAAGCTTAAATAAGGAGTGGAAAGGgatcaagtacttgagGTACAAGCCCgaatcaatgagttctACTACTGTGTGAACAATCCAATAAACATACCATTTCTGAAGTCTGTTGGATTCATATAGCAAGAGGGCGGCTTCATTGGGAACAGTCTCATCGTGATCCCCTGTCGCCTTTTTAAATAATGTATTGATAGGAACATTGAATCCACCAATACTCAAGTTGGAACCATTAAACTTGTGGTTCGCATCTTTATACTGTTCATAAGCCCTGTAGGAAGCGATAACAGGGTAAATAACGGTAGTGACAAGTCTGAATGGATGTTAGTAAAAGGGATTACAAAAAGGTGCGCCATTGCCAAAGCGAATTGCCATTGGCAAAAGGCCATTTAAGGACCCAAAAAAAGAATCACATACGTcacaaagttcaaaaatCCCATATCTGAGATTTAGCAAGCTGTAATTGGAGAGACTAGTGTAAATGTTTGTTGTAAGTATCTCTTTAAAACAGGATTAATGACAGGATCACTTCTGCGCGATAAGATAAAGTACAGACCGGCTGGAACGGGATGCGCACGACCCCATATGGCTCTGTTTTATCTGTGGGTCGGCTATTGTCAACTAGTGGTTTAGAAGCTAATTGAAAGGTAATGAAATTGTGGATTAATATATTTGTGGTATTTACAGCTTCTAGTGGGAATGGTGGGTTAGAATGTTTATGCTTCTTATTTTACCAAATTGTGTATTACAGTTTAGTACTAATTGCGCTTTTTACAAAACTCATAAAGTTTGGGAACATATGTATGAAGTAGTTAATATGGCTAATTTCGAAAAGGGATGATTCAAATATCATTACCTCACACAGACTGTATCCAGATACAACCTTCACTAACGACTGCTTTTTCACGTAGTATGAGATTAAATACAGTCAGTGTACGGGCTTTCGGCTGCGGGAAAATTTCCCCAACCTGTGATTTCACAAGATACCGTGGGAGAGTATAAGTGTGTCTCAAACTTTGGACAGATACTTGTCTTCATTATAAAAATGTTCCCAGAGTCTTCCGAGATATACAACTACACTAACAAAACTACCATTGCATCAGAGCCTAGGTTTTCTGGTGCGGTGGTATTAGAAAAACCTTCTACCAATTCTGCTGACTACCAGCTTCAAATCGCTTACAGGCTTTACAACCGAAAGACAGCCGTGAAGAGTGGCCCAAAAGTCAACTTGGTCTTCCATCATGGTAATGGAATGAACAAGGGGATCTGGCATTATCAGATCGATCAATGGTTCAACATACTCCCAAACTTGGACTCTGTTTTAGCAGTTGATTGTGTGAGCCACGGACAATCAGCCAAATTAAACAGAGGCAAATTGGGGTATGCAGTCAGCTGGATTGACATTGCCAAAGACGTCATTAAAGTGGTTAAGTACGACGAAAAAGACATATTTCTCCAACCAAATGTGGTGAACATTTTTGTGGGTCACTCGCTTGGGGGGATGGTTTCTTTTATAACCGCATATTTCGAGCCAACACTTTTTGATGCAATTGTACCATTGAACCCAGTAGCTCAGGTGGATCAGGACAGGGCCGATCTTCTCAGTATGgtctttcaaagatggCAGGAGACGGAAAAGATCAGTAATAGGTATCCTGTAGAAAAAGGTGAAACATATGAAGATGCTGTTTGGAGATACTACAAGACCAAATCgtttttcaaaaagttcGACGACAAAATTTTGCAGAACATGCTCGAAGATGATTACACAGATGAGCGAAGCATAAAGCATGGGTTTGCTTACACCAATACGGATGCCCAACAAGAGTTCTTACTttattttggtggtagtCCCAGTATCGCGAGAATTCAAGGAATCTACGACCAAATTACCACACCAGTCTACCACATTGTCGGAGAATTCGATACCGCGGGTGACACTGCCGTTGAAGCCATACGTGAGAGTATGAAGAAGGTTATCCATCCCATTGATATCCCTAAGGCTACCCATTTGGTAAATGCTGAACTGCCTCAGCTATTTGTTGAGATTCTTAGGAACATCAtacttgaaagagttgataTATTCCATAAGTCTGGAGATATTAGGTACCCTGATTCACATTATTTGAAAACCATAGGTATCGACTACAAGAGTCAGTTATTGAAGAGACACTTTGAGGAGGGCTTTTTATCTTATAAATTGTGATACAAAAAAGCTTCAATCTCCGATTTTTATACCTGACTCCTGTCCAAGGTTTCCCATGGACTTCCGCTATGTTGTTTATCCTGTAGTTTAGGAACAGCAATTAAGTAATATTTAGGTGAAAAATAATTCAGGCCTTGGATTTACAGCACAGTACACGCCTATTGTTAAGTTCCCCATAATCCAAGGGTTACAGAATTGGCAGCGATCATCGCCTTCGTCATATGAATATACAAGTGGTGTTGCTCAAGGATTCAGGTAAAAAAAGAAGGCTTCAATAAAATGGTTGGGTAGCTATTGTTTCAGCTAAATATCCTCGAGGGTTGGCTTAGAAACTCACCGGCTCATTTTGATTAAAGTCTATTTTTCCTaattcaaagaacaatAGAAAACACCAGCAGCCAAACCCAACCACGAAAATTTCTCGAGGAAAAAAGCCTTTCCCAAACGAGTAAAATAATCTCAAAAATTCCTATTAGGTGCTGCAAACACCAATATTTTCCATCAATGGCAACGTATTTTTTAGTACTTTGAAACCGTGATTGTAGCGCACTTCATTGTTCTCATACATTTACACGTGATTGCGGGTCCAAAACCAGAGTTACTTTCTCTTCGTAAAGTAGTATTGTTGGTACTCAAACAACAGATCTACCAGTGATGACAATAGGGTTGTTACAGTTCTGGTTACAAGTTCGCTCAAAACGACTAAAATCTTCCAACAGACCGCGAGCCCACTTTGAATCCCCTAATCAGGTTTTTGAAAAGCAGGTGCGATGGACTGCAAATTTGTAGTATAAAATCTCCAGCATCCGCTTCATGCTTTCATTAGAAACATTAATATTCAACCATGAAACTCACTTCGCTTTTCAACACATTGTTTTTGGTTGCTTCTGCTTTGGCCAGTGATATTcatatcaccaagaacaCAGACACCGTTGGCAACTCGGAAGTCAATTACGGTGATGTGACGGTGGACTCCGGTATCACCTGGAACTTAGTTGACGCTGAATACGTCCACTTCCACGGTGACTTTGACAATGAAGGTGACGTTTACGTGACTTCAGATTCCGCTAGTTGTGCCGTTAACTTTAAAATCAGTGGTGTCAACACTAAGACCACCAACAGCGGTCAAATTGTTGTTTCATCTGGAGATTCTTTCACTTCTCCAGTTTTCAGAATTGGAGGCAACACCTTTGAAAACACCGGTAAGATATTCTTCGGAGGATATGGGAAGACTGGTCTTCCAATTGGTGAGATCACTTCAAGCTCTTTCCACAACAACGGTTTGATTGCTCTCTACCAAGACAAACGAAACTCTGGATTGGTAAAGTTGGGTGCGTTTTTGGGATCATTGACTAATGATGGTACCGTAtgcttgaagaaccaagCT
The sequence above is drawn from the Yamadazyma tenuis chromosome 3, complete sequence genome and encodes:
- a CDS encoding uncharacterized protein (EggNog:ENOG503P1QD; COG:S) codes for the protein MKLTSLFNTLFLVASALASDIHITKNTDTVGNSEVNYGDVTVDSGITWNLVDAEYVHFHGDFDNEGDVYVTSDSASCAVNFKISGVNTKTTNSGQIVVSSGDSFTSPVFRIGGNTFENTGKIFFGGYGKTGLPIGEITSSSFHNNGLIALYQDKRNSGLVKLGAFLGSLTNDGTVCLKNQAFSQQGRILGTGCFDIGENGNVWIKSAALSITETQNFYFSSTGGSIRVEAVSAPQTFHVSNWGGDNVIGLSLPISEFGYSEDGILTVKCGLLPFYFDIGTGYDFNKMKQVTADFGTGIGTVINGGIVYQDDAPSSSRPSICATCEDLPSAPSL
- a CDS encoding uncharacterized protein (COG:S; EggNog:ENOG503Q3PN), yielding MGFLNFVTLVTTVIYPVIASYRAYEQYKDANHKFNGSNLSIGGFNVPINTLFKKATGDHDETVPNEAALLLYESNRLQKWYVYWIVHTVVELIDSGLYLKYLIPFHSLFKLGISVWLLSPMLQYRSIDAFDAKTDLNSFFEGGCGFCYKKFVSPLLQGEVKFLSDISLKDIPFNTEQLPTFVKSILDYVKKLMEAAPSVSLLNFIRGSARGVDINESGSTTSFSAASGAEYLGSLRSFSASTLQGYFSKVTSDPSATSKDTVEDEYDVIDSPSQTDGVGASPRTTQTDPVKRKGWIW
- a CDS encoding uncharacterized protein (MEROPS:MER0209971; COG:S; EggNog:ENOG503NZIE), which produces MFPESSEIYNYTNKTTIASEPRFSGAVVLEKPSTNSADYQLQIAYRLYNRKTAVKSGPKVNLVFHHGNGMNKGIWHYQIDQWFNILPNLDSVLAVDCVSHGQSAKLNRGKLGYAVSWIDIAKDVIKVVKYDEKDIFLQPNVVNIFVGHSLGGMVSFITAYFEPTLFDAIVPLNPVAQVDQDRADLLSMVFQRWQETEKISNRYPVEKGETYEDAVWRYYKTKSFFKKFDDKILQNMLEDDYTDERSIKHGFAYTNTDAQQEFLLYFGGSPSIARIQGIYDQITTPVYHIVGEFDTAGDTAVEAIRIDYKSQLLKRHFEEGFLSYKL